A region of Argentina anserina chromosome 5, drPotAnse1.1, whole genome shotgun sequence DNA encodes the following proteins:
- the LOC126794321 gene encoding uncharacterized protein LOC126794321 produces the protein MDNSNPNGNRKRPRDDDDPAGSGRNDLAEFRPEAKLIRVDSSSSIDSDASSGESAARVNPVDSEEFDMGSAEAKIIQQDLLNILNDSETVTDHDPAIQGLDSLIKSFEEEIKVPAPAFAPPVETTSASGEMSPSSQPDLGYLLEASDDELGLPPTNNEPPSEDRKMEAADFTARPPAAALDGMLGFENDIIPRYDAFDFGMGGYSESNGVGEYVPLGGLFDYSDGGASEVPWRMESLSAL, from the coding sequence ATGGATAACAGTAACCCTAATGGCAATCGGAAGAGACCCCGAGATGATGATGACCCCGCCGGCTCGGGACGGAACGATTTAGCTGAATTCCGTCCTGAGGCGAAACTCATCCGAGTTGATTCGAGCAGCTCGATCGACTCCGATGCTAGTTCCGGCGAGTCCGCTGCCCGAGTTAACCCTGTTGACTCGGAGGAGTTCGACATGGGCTCGGCCGAGGCGAAGATAATTCAGCAAGACCTGCTGAACATACTGAACGACTCGGAAACCGTGACGGACCATGACCCGGCGATTCAGGGGCTGGACTCATTGATTAAGAGCTTTGAGGAGGAGATAAAAGTTCCGGCACCGGCATTTGCTCCTCCGGTTGAAACTACGTCGGCCTCGGGAGAGATGTCGCCGTCGTCGCAGCCTGATCTCGGTTACTTACTGGAGGCTTCGGACGACGAGCTCGGACTCCCGCCGACGAACAATGAACCTCCGAGCGAGGACAGGAAAATGGAGGCAGCGGATTTCACGGCAAGACCTCCGGCGGCCGCATTGGATGGTATGCTAGGGTTTGAGAACGACATCATTCCGCGTTACGATGCGTTCGATTTCGGAATGGGTGGGTACTCGGAGAGTAATGGCGTCGGGGAGTACGTGCCGTTAGGTGGCTTGTTTGACTACTCTGACGGCGGCGCGTCGGAGGTGCCGTGGCGGATGGAGTCGCTTTCTGCTCTGTAG